One window from the genome of Candidatus Didemnitutus sp. encodes:
- a CDS encoding glycosyltransferase family 39 protein, with the protein MSETAQLWAVLPLVVGVALFRWRVSRGRDALSALLEAAAILAATIWVGTNLLSVCDGFRPAALRVAWTFAGAGALVALWRTRAARTRWPRIAGAGEWSMVLLGGVLLGITLVRALASPPNTVDVLNYHLPRQLMWLQHGNLAPWATVNDRQLMMPPLAETIGAQFLALTGDDYWANLPQWAAYAGLAVALAVLVRRLGGSRLAAGVAALLGLLLPMAYHEATNAKNDLLSTFWIVAGTAELARWRNVQFAATRCAAAWLALPFALAWLTKSTAMLFVPPVVVAGLWAWSRRTSWREQVRVFAPAALLALVLVAPFHARNLAWYGTPLGRHRAEDGGALAMETFAPAAIASNALRHASLHLVSPSATWNARWEWLVRRAHEGLGISPADPRTTLWKLPFQISYAPDNETSAGAPVHFLFGLPLLVWLALVGRRSPARWLAVATLAGAVLFGGALKWQPWAARLELPLFALGGAAVVTMAAAWSNGVARRWGVAALVGALAAWWPGADTGARPLWHVPSIFSASREINQYRFAPARAQRDAKLADLLVRCGARRVSIYSVHDTPYALMRRLQRAIPGVEFSGGVTPVETPCDALAMLAIGAPLPLYAEWDGRQVARLVGVGFGDGIYLPEVRVHELGWWNQLPELGGWARQDGLPRSDWAMPVWGPGVARWMPSGRGQIDYLSAGRRLQLRVALRRVTAERPRLELAFASGGKEFVAVDAGAEESVEFTVNVPSNLGVNRVVLRDNEAARGGYVFTRLQFNDAP; encoded by the coding sequence GTGAGTGAGACGGCACAGCTTTGGGCGGTGCTGCCGCTGGTCGTCGGCGTCGCGCTTTTCCGTTGGCGGGTGTCGCGGGGGCGCGATGCGCTTTCGGCGCTGCTCGAGGCGGCGGCGATTCTGGCTGCGACGATCTGGGTCGGCACGAATCTCCTGAGTGTGTGCGATGGATTTCGCCCGGCCGCGCTGCGGGTGGCGTGGACGTTCGCGGGAGCCGGCGCGCTCGTCGCGCTGTGGCGCACGCGCGCCGCGCGCACGCGCTGGCCGCGGATCGCCGGCGCGGGCGAATGGAGCATGGTGCTGCTCGGCGGCGTGCTGCTCGGCATCACGCTGGTGCGCGCGCTGGCGTCGCCGCCGAACACGGTCGATGTGCTGAATTATCACCTGCCGCGCCAGCTGATGTGGTTGCAGCACGGCAATCTGGCACCGTGGGCGACGGTGAACGACCGGCAGCTGATGATGCCGCCGCTGGCGGAGACGATCGGCGCGCAGTTCCTAGCGCTGACGGGCGACGACTATTGGGCGAACCTGCCGCAATGGGCGGCTTACGCGGGGCTGGCGGTGGCGCTCGCGGTCCTCGTGCGGCGGCTGGGCGGATCGCGTCTGGCGGCGGGCGTGGCGGCGTTGCTCGGATTGTTGCTGCCGATGGCGTATCACGAGGCGACGAATGCGAAGAACGACCTGCTCTCGACGTTTTGGATCGTCGCCGGCACGGCGGAGCTTGCGCGTTGGCGGAACGTGCAGTTTGCGGCGACGCGGTGCGCGGCGGCGTGGCTGGCGTTGCCGTTCGCGCTCGCGTGGCTGACCAAGAGCACGGCGATGCTTTTCGTGCCGCCGGTGGTGGTCGCGGGACTCTGGGCGTGGAGCCGGCGCACTTCCTGGCGCGAACAGGTCCGCGTGTTCGCGCCGGCGGCGCTGCTGGCGCTCGTGCTCGTGGCGCCGTTTCATGCACGGAATCTCGCTTGGTATGGCACGCCGCTCGGGCGGCACCGTGCGGAGGACGGTGGCGCGCTGGCGATGGAGACGTTCGCACCGGCGGCGATCGCATCGAATGCCCTGCGGCACGCTTCGCTGCATCTCGTCTCGCCGAGCGCGACTTGGAACGCGCGGTGGGAGTGGTTGGTCCGTCGCGCGCACGAAGGACTCGGTATCTCGCCGGCCGATCCACGCACGACGCTCTGGAAACTGCCCTTTCAGATCAGCTATGCGCCGGACAATGAGACGAGCGCCGGCGCGCCGGTGCATTTTCTTTTCGGTCTGCCGCTGCTGGTGTGGCTTGCGTTGGTGGGACGACGTTCGCCGGCGCGATGGCTGGCGGTCGCGACGCTGGCGGGCGCGGTGCTGTTTGGTGGTGCGCTGAAGTGGCAACCTTGGGCGGCGCGGTTGGAGTTGCCGTTGTTCGCGCTCGGTGGGGCAGCGGTCGTCACGATGGCCGCGGCGTGGAGCAACGGTGTAGCGCGGCGTTGGGGCGTGGCCGCTCTGGTGGGCGCGCTGGCGGCGTGGTGGCCGGGCGCGGACACGGGCGCGCGGCCGCTCTGGCATGTGCCATCGATCTTTTCGGCTTCGCGCGAGATCAACCAATACCGGTTCGCTCCGGCGAGGGCGCAGCGCGATGCGAAACTGGCGGACCTGCTCGTGCGCTGCGGAGCGCGACGTGTGTCGATCTACAGCGTGCATGACACGCCGTATGCGCTGATGCGGCGGTTGCAGCGTGCGATACCCGGAGTGGAGTTCAGCGGCGGGGTGACGCCGGTGGAGACACCGTGCGACGCACTGGCGATGCTGGCGATCGGCGCGCCGCTGCCGCTCTATGCCGAGTGGGATGGGCGGCAAGTTGCGCGCTTGGTGGGTGTCGGATTCGGCGACGGCATTTATTTGCCAGAGGTGCGGGTGCATGAACTCGGATGGTGGAATCAGTTGCCTGAGCTAGGGGGCTGGGCGCGCCAAGATGGCTTGCCGCGGAGCGACTGGGCGATGCCAGTTTGGGGGCCGGGCGTGGCGCGGTGGATGCCGAGTGGCCGAGGTCAAATCGACTACCTCAGCGCCGGCCGGCGACTCCAGTTGCGCGTCGCGCTGCGGCGCGTGACGGCCGAGCGGCCGCGTTTGGAGCTGGCTTTCGCGTCGGGCGGCAAGGAGTTCGTCGCGGTCGACGCCGGTGCGGAGGAGAGCGTGGAGTTCACGGTCAACGTGCCGTCGAACCTGGGCGTCAATCGCGTCGTGTTGCGCGACAACGAGGCGGCGCGCGGCGGCTACGTTTTCACCCGGCTGCAGTTCAACGACGCGCCGTGA
- a CDS encoding glycosyltransferase family 39 protein: MDQATAVTPARAAWRRRLPPLDGGGRFPARLLLFGVVAVGAVYVGFVAHSVAEAGRLVQHYGYYAMFATFVWALLAGARVAPSWWRQRPSLSRRELIAIVGVIGALTLIAVLTAPYTYKVLYDEFVLQCTARNLHEIREVGAVTRGFEVEGVFRGVSSYLDKRPIFFTFLVSLLHDVTGYREANAFALNTVLMPIILGLLYVLARRLVGHAPACVAVVSLGAFSLLAYNATGAGMEMINLAMLLLTILLGIHYLEAPDEPRLAALVLSAVLLAQSRYESALYILPTALVVLEGWRRASRPILPAAAILAPALLIPYALHNVFLSGTPSLWELREGQDHRFAAHFAANNFRHAFGFFFNFGELILNSWWLGLAGLPALAWGVFRLLRGWRLAPRASATLAGLVIYGAAICGGLTLLMFYYWGELDDPIVSRLSLPFCALLALCLAWGAGNLPGRLRRWGVALGVGGALVAYFSTGLRASGRHWELNLLMRELAWEAETIDALPPARRLVITNKSSLFWVAREMPSVQIPRARWRAEQVKFHLDHHTFDEVVVCQGYRPTGADSGFQLDPLDRLPETFVLEPIVERRWGGRIARLSRVVQIRLAPPAPRLEMGPVLP, from the coding sequence GTGGATCAGGCAACTGCCGTAACTCCTGCGCGCGCCGCCTGGCGTCGGCGCCTGCCGCCTCTCGACGGCGGCGGGCGTTTCCCAGCGCGTCTGCTGCTCTTCGGCGTCGTCGCCGTCGGGGCGGTCTACGTCGGTTTCGTGGCGCACTCGGTCGCCGAGGCCGGGCGACTTGTCCAGCACTATGGCTATTACGCGATGTTCGCCACGTTCGTCTGGGCCTTGCTCGCCGGAGCGCGCGTTGCGCCGTCGTGGTGGCGCCAGCGCCCGTCGCTCAGCCGCCGCGAGCTGATCGCGATCGTCGGCGTGATCGGCGCGCTGACGCTGATCGCCGTGCTCACGGCGCCCTACACCTACAAGGTGCTCTACGATGAGTTTGTCCTGCAATGCACCGCGCGCAATCTCCACGAAATCCGGGAGGTGGGCGCGGTGACCCGCGGCTTCGAGGTCGAGGGGGTTTTTCGCGGCGTCAGTTCCTATCTCGATAAGCGGCCGATTTTTTTCACCTTTCTCGTCTCGCTGCTGCACGACGTGACGGGCTATCGAGAGGCCAACGCTTTCGCGCTGAACACCGTTCTGATGCCGATCATCCTCGGGCTGCTTTATGTGCTGGCGCGGCGGCTCGTGGGGCACGCGCCCGCCTGTGTGGCCGTAGTGAGCTTGGGCGCGTTTTCGCTGCTCGCCTACAACGCCACCGGGGCGGGGATGGAGATGATCAATCTCGCGATGCTGCTGCTCACGATCCTGCTGGGCATTCACTATCTCGAGGCGCCCGACGAGCCTCGGCTCGCCGCACTCGTGCTCAGTGCGGTCCTGCTCGCGCAATCGCGCTACGAGTCCGCGCTCTACATTCTGCCGACGGCGCTCGTCGTCCTCGAGGGCTGGCGCCGTGCATCGCGTCCGATCCTTCCCGCGGCCGCGATTCTCGCGCCGGCGCTGCTCATACCCTACGCCCTCCACAACGTCTTTCTCTCCGGCACGCCGTCGCTTTGGGAATTGCGGGAAGGACAGGACCACCGTTTCGCGGCGCATTTCGCGGCGAACAACTTTCGGCACGCCTTCGGCTTTTTCTTCAATTTCGGCGAACTCATCCTGAACTCCTGGTGGCTCGGCCTGGCGGGATTGCCTGCGCTCGCGTGGGGCGTGTTCCGCCTGCTGCGCGGCTGGAGGCTCGCGCCCCGCGCCTCGGCCACGCTCGCCGGGTTGGTGATCTACGGCGCCGCCATTTGCGGCGGGCTCACGCTATTGATGTTTTATTACTGGGGCGAGTTGGACGACCCGATCGTCTCGCGCCTCAGCCTGCCGTTCTGCGCGCTGCTCGCGCTCTGCCTCGCCTGGGGCGCCGGCAACCTGCCGGGCCGCCTGCGGCGGTGGGGCGTCGCGCTGGGCGTCGGCGGCGCATTGGTGGCGTATTTTTCAACCGGACTTCGCGCCAGTGGCCGCCACTGGGAACTCAATCTCCTCATGCGCGAACTGGCCTGGGAGGCCGAGACCATCGATGCGCTCCCGCCGGCGCGCCGCCTCGTCATCACGAACAAATCCTCGCTCTTCTGGGTGGCGCGCGAAATGCCCTCAGTCCAGATCCCGCGGGCGCGCTGGCGCGCAGAACAGGTGAAATTCCATCTCGATCACCACACCTTCGACGAGGTGGTCGTCTGCCAAGGCTACCGCCCGACCGGTGCCGACAGCGGGTTCCAGCTCGATCCGCTCGACCGGCTCCCGGAAACCTTCGTGCTCGAGCCCATCGTGGAGCGCCGCTGGGGCGGTCGCATCGCGCGGCTCAGCCGGGTCGTGCAGATTCGGCTCGCGCCACCTGCGCCGCGCCTCGAGATGGGCCCCGTTTTGCCATGA
- a CDS encoding glycosyltransferase family 39 protein — translation MRPVAPVPSTRTWLLVAAALALYYVMAVSASPRLGVTADEVVHLTGGYTYWKFNDYRLHPENGTLPMRVSALPLLAMDLKFPPLEGNPDWLRSQVNTLGDRFFFGLGNPLDRMLLAGRAMTAFFGVFTVWLTWRWARGLFGATAGWIALALAVFCPALLAHGGLITSDMAATACMLGALTLAWRLLHRVTAARLAGTTLACGLTFLSKMSGVLIVPLLGALWAVRVWRGAPFVLQLGPARWVRGRLRIAAASLAVLAAVGAGSLVVLWAGYGFRFDGFNRARSTAESYYFSWDVILDKAPVPRAADTSLDRLLHSQRPVEETGMTHLLGWMREHRVLPEAYLFGFAHTYKFARYRPAFFLGEYRTTGWRTFFPVAFVLKTPLPALLLGVAGFAALLLPRAHRAPGVRCAWLYRAAPLAVFFVVYWTMAIRMNLNIGHRHILPTYPVFYVLASAAACWLAAGPRRLIAAALALAVAADAADSVAVRPFYLSYFQPLTGGVDRGYRYLVDSSYDWGQGLPDLAAWLDRRRARGDTSPVFLTYFGADSPRARRLDVIRFGDEWNDRGPRTFPAPVRGGWFVIGATHFQRAYLPTRGPWGERQEQVYKDLLQRAARAAAEKSPRPPAEQERVVQDLMDLELMQFGRLCHALRDRAPLEVVGGSLLVFRLSDAEVQAALYGPPR, via the coding sequence ATGCGCCCGGTCGCGCCCGTGCCGTCGACCCGCACCTGGCTGCTCGTCGCCGCCGCACTCGCTCTCTACTACGTGATGGCCGTCAGCGCGTCGCCGCGCCTCGGCGTCACCGCCGACGAGGTCGTCCACCTGACCGGCGGCTACACCTACTGGAAGTTCAACGACTACCGCCTCCACCCGGAGAACGGCACGCTGCCCATGCGCGTCTCCGCCCTGCCGCTGCTCGCGATGGACCTGAAGTTCCCGCCGCTCGAGGGCAACCCCGACTGGCTGCGCTCGCAGGTCAACACCCTCGGCGACCGATTCTTCTTCGGCCTGGGCAATCCGCTCGACCGCATGCTGCTCGCGGGCCGGGCGATGACCGCCTTCTTCGGCGTGTTCACCGTGTGGCTGACGTGGCGCTGGGCGCGCGGCCTCTTCGGCGCCACCGCTGGCTGGATCGCGCTCGCGCTCGCCGTGTTCTGCCCGGCGCTGCTCGCCCACGGCGGCCTCATCACGTCCGACATGGCCGCGACCGCCTGCATGCTCGGCGCACTCACGCTCGCGTGGCGGTTGCTGCACCGCGTCACCGCCGCGCGCCTCGCCGGCACCACGCTCGCCTGCGGGCTGACGTTCCTGTCCAAAATGTCCGGCGTGCTCATCGTGCCGCTGCTCGGCGCGCTCTGGGCCGTCCGCGTGTGGCGCGGCGCGCCCTTCGTCCTCCAGCTAGGACCGGCGCGCTGGGTGCGCGGCCGGCTGCGCATCGCCGCGGCCTCCCTCGCCGTGCTGGCCGCCGTCGGCGCCGGCAGCCTCGTCGTGCTCTGGGCGGGCTACGGCTTCCGCTTCGACGGCTTCAACCGCGCGCGCTCGACCGCGGAGAGCTATTACTTTTCCTGGGACGTCATCCTGGACAAGGCACCGGTGCCGCGCGCGGCCGACACCTCGCTCGACCGCCTGCTGCACTCGCAGCGGCCGGTCGAGGAAACCGGCATGACCCACCTGCTGGGCTGGATGCGTGAACACCGCGTGCTGCCCGAGGCGTATCTTTTCGGCTTCGCCCACACCTACAAGTTCGCCCGCTACCGCCCGGCCTTCTTCCTCGGCGAATACCGCACGACGGGCTGGCGGACGTTCTTCCCCGTGGCGTTCGTGCTGAAGACCCCGCTGCCCGCCCTGCTGCTCGGCGTCGCGGGCTTCGCTGCGCTGCTGCTGCCGCGTGCGCACCGCGCACCGGGCGTCCGCTGCGCCTGGCTCTACCGCGCAGCCCCGCTGGCGGTGTTCTTCGTCGTCTACTGGACCATGGCGATCCGGATGAACCTCAACATCGGCCACCGCCACATTCTGCCGACGTATCCGGTCTTCTACGTCCTCGCATCCGCCGCCGCCTGCTGGCTCGCCGCCGGTCCGCGCCGCCTGATCGCCGCCGCGCTCGCGCTCGCCGTCGCCGCGGACGCCGCCGACTCGGTCGCCGTGCGCCCGTTCTACCTCTCGTATTTCCAGCCGCTCACCGGCGGCGTCGACCGCGGCTACCGCTACCTCGTCGACAGCTCCTACGACTGGGGCCAGGGACTGCCCGACCTCGCCGCCTGGCTCGACCGCCGGCGCGCCCGCGGCGACACGTCGCCGGTCTTCCTCACCTACTTCGGCGCCGATTCGCCCCGCGCCCGCCGGCTCGACGTCATCCGCTTCGGCGACGAGTGGAACGACCGCGGCCCGCGCACCTTCCCCGCGCCGGTGCGCGGCGGCTGGTTCGTCATCGGTGCGACGCACTTCCAACGCGCCTATCTGCCGACGCGCGGACCGTGGGGCGAGCGGCAGGAACAAGTTTACAAGGACCTGCTCCAACGCGCCGCCCGCGCCGCCGCGGAGAAATCGCCGCGCCCGCCCGCCGAGCAGGAGCGCGTCGTGCAGGACCTCATGGATCTCGAGTTGATGCAGTTCGGCCGGCTCTGCCACGCGCTGCGCGACCGCGCGCCGCTCGAAGTCGTCGGCGGCTCGCTGCTCGTCTTCCGGCTCTCCGACGCCGAGGTGCAGGCCGCGCTCTACGGCCCGCCGCGCTGA
- a CDS encoding glycosyltransferase, with product MLPAVTLVMPVFNEEKVLPALFARLAALFDANPGCAWHAVLVNDGSRDASADLIRAQAARDARFELLELSRNFGFQAALAAGLAHARGDAIVTMDADLQDPPELIAELVAAWQGGADVVRATRRSRQERGLRRVGMNLFHAFFDRISDFPIEPNSGTFGLLSRAAVDALNQLPERHRFFPGLRAWVGFRTAEVLYDRHERAAGVPQQTFGRLLHYAFDGVFSFSYLPLRLLTYAGLAIGGCGFALGLYFVIKRLLGIESAQTGFTTLVTLVLFLGGVQLVGIGVLGEYLARVYDEVKQRPLFLVRRPPAR from the coding sequence ATGCTCCCCGCCGTCACGCTCGTGATGCCCGTCTTCAACGAGGAGAAAGTGCTCCCGGCGCTCTTCGCGCGCCTCGCCGCCCTCTTCGACGCCAACCCGGGCTGCGCCTGGCACGCCGTGCTGGTGAACGACGGCAGCCGCGACGCCTCCGCCGATCTCATCCGCGCCCAGGCCGCGCGCGACGCGCGCTTCGAGCTGCTCGAGTTATCGCGCAACTTCGGCTTCCAGGCCGCCCTCGCCGCCGGGCTCGCCCACGCGCGCGGCGATGCGATCGTGACGATGGACGCCGACCTACAGGACCCGCCTGAGCTGATCGCCGAGCTCGTCGCGGCCTGGCAGGGCGGCGCCGATGTCGTGCGCGCCACGCGCCGGAGCCGGCAGGAACGCGGCCTGCGCCGCGTGGGCATGAATCTCTTCCACGCGTTCTTCGACCGCATCAGCGACTTCCCGATCGAGCCAAACTCCGGCACGTTCGGCCTGCTCAGCCGCGCCGCGGTCGACGCGCTCAACCAGCTGCCCGAGCGTCACCGCTTCTTCCCTGGCCTGCGCGCGTGGGTCGGCTTCCGCACGGCGGAGGTCCTCTACGACCGCCACGAGCGCGCCGCCGGCGTGCCGCAGCAGACGTTCGGCCGCCTCCTGCACTACGCCTTCGACGGCGTGTTCAGCTTCTCCTACCTGCCGCTCCGCCTCCTGACCTACGCCGGCCTCGCGATCGGCGGCTGCGGTTTCGCGCTCGGCCTCTACTTCGTGATCAAGCGCCTGCTCGGCATCGAGTCCGCGCAGACCGGCTTCACCACGCTCGTCACGCTGGTGCTCTTCCTCGGCGGCGTGCAGCTCGTCGGCATCGGCGTGCTCGGCGAATACCTCGCGCGGGTCTACGACGAGGTGAAACAGCGGCCGCTCTTCCTCGTGCGCCGGCCGCCGGCGCGCTGA